In a single window of the Methanofollis ethanolicus genome:
- a CDS encoding 5-formyltetrahydrofolate cyclo-ligase: MNAVRPEQPAAKQALRDSVKKLRFALSADDIQEKSRAVTDRLLSLLDGAGTVMVYVSKPPEVDTAGLIDALLARGTRVVVPIIEKETHSLRLSYIEDRDVLVESTFHVPEPIGHEIPASPADLDAVIVPMVGFDRSGNRLGYGAGYYDRFLAECPEARTVGIAFACQEVETVPHEPFDRQMDAIITESESLSCSPPGVRTKLKYNDH, encoded by the coding sequence ATGAATGCTGTGCGTCCTGAGCAGCCTGCGGCAAAACAGGCATTGCGGGACAGCGTGAAGAAACTCCGCTTCGCCCTCTCCGCAGACGATATCCAGGAAAAAAGCAGGGCCGTCACCGACCGCCTCCTCTCCCTCCTCGACGGGGCCGGGACCGTGATGGTCTACGTCTCGAAGCCCCCCGAGGTTGATACCGCCGGCCTCATCGACGCCCTCCTTGCGCGGGGCACGCGGGTCGTCGTCCCGATCATCGAGAAAGAAACGCATTCCCTCCGCCTCTCCTATATTGAAGACAGGGACGTGCTCGTGGAGAGTACCTTCCATGTGCCCGAACCCATCGGCCATGAGATACCGGCATCCCCCGCCGACCTCGACGCCGTCATCGTCCCCATGGTCGGCTTCGACCGCTCGGGAAACCGCCTCGGCTACGGTGCGGGATATTACGACCGCTTCCTTGCAGAGTGCCCGGAGGCCCGCACGGTCGGCATCGCGTTTGCCTGCCAGGAAGTCGAGACTGTCCCTCACGAACCCTTTGATCGGCAGATGGACGCGATCATTACGGAATCTGAATCCCTTTCCTGCTCCCCACCAGGAGTGCGCACAAAGTTAAAATACAATGACCACTAA
- a CDS encoding CDC48 family AAA ATPase produces MQKEYRDLTVKEAYYEDAGRGIARLGIDVMKDLGLVSGDVIEIQGKQKAAAIVKPSYPEDTGKGIIRIDGTIRGDARVGIDDTVRIGKVEVGYGQKVVIQPTQPIRLVGGEQFLKRILVGRPVFEGQSIRVNVLGNPLTFVITKVAPKGIAIISEMTEVELKETPYKPGEGVRKEATGVHYEDIGGLGRELDMVREMIELPMRHPELFKRLGIDPPKGVLLYGPPGTGKTLIAKAVANEVDAHFISLSGPEIMSKYYGESEERLREVFEEAQENAPTIIFIDEIDSIAPKREETKGEVERRVVAQLLALMDGLKARGQVVVIAATNIPDAIDPALRRGGRFDREIEIGIPDKKGRLEIFQVHTRGVPLAENVDLPHLADTTHGFVGADIALLVKEAAMHALRQVIPKIKIEEEIPAELIENLKVTGEDFDEARKHVEPSAMREVLVEVPDVKWESVGGLDDVKSELSEAVEWPLKYPEVFSRMHTKPPKGILLFGPPGTGKTMLAKATANESECNFISVKGPELLSKWVGESEKGVRQIFRKARQAAPSIVFFDEIDSLVPKRGSYTNSSHVTESVVSQLLTELDGLEELKNVMVLGATNRPDMLDEALLRPGRLDRIIYVPPPDAGSRKKIFEVYLKGTEDLLAADVKVDDLVARTDGYVGADIEAVVREAKLAAMREFIAAMKDKSAEERADAIGNVRVTARHFDLAFGKVKGSLPAERREEFERLSWEILYSGEQKGILEKAATLVKRAGLVAGRGDETVRTLVEELRTANYAQKKDFPAITALSEKLEAALGAQKKPAYADVSGHLQGS; encoded by the coding sequence ATGCAGAAAGAGTATCGGGACCTTACTGTAAAAGAGGCGTATTACGAGGACGCCGGGCGCGGCATCGCGCGTCTCGGCATCGACGTGATGAAGGACCTCGGTCTTGTCTCCGGCGACGTGATCGAGATCCAGGGCAAACAGAAGGCTGCCGCCATCGTGAAGCCGAGTTATCCCGAGGACACGGGAAAAGGCATCATCAGGATCGACGGGACCATCAGGGGCGACGCCCGCGTCGGCATCGACGACACGGTCAGGATCGGAAAAGTCGAGGTGGGCTACGGCCAGAAGGTCGTCATCCAGCCGACCCAGCCGATCCGGCTCGTCGGCGGCGAACAGTTCCTCAAGCGTATCCTGGTCGGCAGGCCGGTCTTCGAGGGTCAGTCCATCCGGGTCAATGTGCTCGGCAACCCCCTGACCTTCGTCATCACCAAGGTGGCTCCGAAGGGGATCGCGATCATCTCTGAGATGACCGAGGTCGAGTTGAAGGAGACGCCGTACAAGCCCGGCGAGGGCGTGCGCAAGGAGGCCACGGGCGTCCACTATGAGGACATCGGCGGCCTCGGCCGCGAACTCGACATGGTCAGGGAGATGATCGAACTTCCGATGCGCCACCCCGAACTCTTCAAGAGGCTTGGCATCGACCCGCCCAAGGGCGTGCTCCTGTACGGCCCGCCCGGCACCGGGAAGACTCTCATCGCCAAGGCCGTCGCCAACGAAGTGGACGCCCACTTCATCTCCCTCTCCGGCCCGGAGATCATGAGCAAGTATTATGGCGAGTCCGAGGAACGCCTGCGCGAGGTCTTCGAAGAGGCGCAGGAGAACGCCCCGACGATCATCTTCATCGACGAGATCGATTCCATCGCCCCAAAACGCGAGGAGACGAAGGGCGAGGTGGAGAGACGGGTCGTCGCCCAGCTCCTCGCCCTCATGGACGGCCTCAAGGCCCGCGGCCAGGTCGTCGTCATCGCCGCCACAAACATCCCGGACGCCATCGACCCGGCCCTCCGCCGCGGCGGCAGGTTCGACCGGGAGATCGAGATCGGCATCCCCGACAAGAAGGGGAGGCTTGAGATCTTCCAGGTCCACACGCGGGGCGTCCCCCTCGCCGAGAACGTTGACCTCCCGCACCTCGCCGACACCACCCACGGCTTTGTCGGTGCGGACATCGCCCTCCTCGTGAAGGAGGCGGCAATGCACGCACTCCGCCAGGTGATCCCGAAGATCAAGATCGAGGAGGAGATCCCGGCCGAATTGATCGAGAACCTCAAGGTCACGGGCGAGGACTTCGACGAGGCCAGAAAGCACGTCGAACCCTCGGCGATGCGCGAGGTGCTCGTCGAGGTGCCGGACGTGAAGTGGGAGAGCGTCGGCGGTCTCGACGACGTGAAGAGCGAACTCTCCGAGGCCGTGGAGTGGCCGCTGAAGTACCCCGAAGTCTTCAGCCGGATGCACACCAAGCCCCCGAAGGGCATCCTCCTCTTCGGCCCGCCCGGCACCGGCAAGACCATGCTTGCCAAGGCGACTGCCAATGAGAGCGAGTGCAACTTCATCTCTGTGAAGGGCCCAGAACTCCTCTCCAAGTGGGTCGGCGAGTCGGAGAAAGGAGTGCGGCAGATCTTCAGAAAGGCGCGGCAGGCGGCCCCGTCGATCGTATTCTTCGACGAGATCGACTCCCTCGTGCCGAAGCGCGGCTCGTACACCAATTCCTCCCATGTGACTGAGAGCGTCGTCTCCCAGCTCCTCACCGAACTGGACGGCCTCGAAGAACTGAAAAACGTGATGGTGCTCGGCGCCACGAACAGGCCGGACATGCTCGACGAGGCCCTGCTACGGCCGGGCAGGCTCGACCGGATCATCTATGTGCCCCCACCCGATGCCGGGAGCAGGAAGAAGATCTTCGAGGTGTACCTGAAGGGCACCGAGGACCTGCTTGCGGCCGACGTGAAGGTCGACGACCTTGTCGCCAGGACAGACGGCTATGTCGGCGCCGATATCGAGGCCGTGGTCAGGGAGGCGAAACTGGCGGCAATGCGCGAGTTCATCGCGGCGATGAAGGACAAGTCGGCAGAAGAGCGGGCCGACGCCATCGGGAATGTGCGGGTCACCGCCAGGCACTTCGACCTAGCCTTCGGGAAAGTGAAAGGGTCTCTCCCGGCCGAGAGGCGCGAGGAGTTCGAGCGCCTCTCCTGGGAGATCCTGTACTCCGGGGAGCAGAAGGGCATTCTCGAAAAAGCGGCGACTCTCGTCAAGCGCGCGGGGCTTGTCGCCGGACGGGGCGACGAGACGGTCAGGACGCTTGTCGAAGAACTGAGGACGGCAAACTATGCACAGAAGAAGGACTTCCCTGCGATCACGGCGCTCTCCGAAAAACTGGAGGCGGCCCTCGGTGCGCAGAAGAAACCAGCCTACGCGGATGTCTCCGGACACCTGCAGGGGAGCTGA